One Fusarium musae strain F31 chromosome 6, whole genome shotgun sequence DNA segment encodes these proteins:
- a CDS encoding hypothetical protein (EggNog:ENOG41), whose translation MAAAGLIDPTKTGNYPVILGDALLGKTSNEIFTGIKYSAPNLARIKPSIPGKTASYDLTYTDNDAKYAFTGTRNKDSGQYVLYFDPSREAFILDLVDSTFNMNVTRLPGNADADSLRRQYPHIDSASNSASKTNTKIEKSASDKSNAKARAKPTTQKRDIKRKPEKKQAPRNIELSLPVPQSNEQSKSAEPKKRTPAPEEEDEDEDDDDGGLLVEYPGADPNTARRTDFSPAFPSVRRFDEFMDQRESEGDDADGEEDDDPDFEFKLPSPVNNRSQYDNGPDPMDVDGEEEGEEGLEVDLAKELEDAFENLENSQQEDPDGDESEISEED comes from the exons ATGGCAGCGGCTGGCCTGATCGATCCGACAAAGACGGGCAACTATCCCGTCATCCTCGGCGATGCTCTCTTAGGCAAGACATCCAACGAGATCTTCACCGGTATCAAGT ACTCGGCCCCCAACTTGGCTCGCATAAAACCCTCTATCCCCGGAAAGACGGCATCCTACGATCTCACATATACCGATAACGACGCAAAGTATGCATTCACAGGGACAAGAAATAAGGATAGTGGCCAATATGTTCTTTACTTCGACCCCAGCCGCGAGGCCTTTATCCTCGATCTTGTCGACTCTACTTTCAACATGAACGTCACCCGACTGCCTGGTAACGCCGATGCTGACAGTCTCCGTCGTCAATATCCTCACATTGATAGTGCGTCAAATAGCGCATCAAAAACAAACACAAAGATTGAAAAGAGTGCATCCGACAAATCCAATGCCAAAGCACGCGCCAAACCCACCACACAGAAGAGGGATATCAAGCGCAAgcccgagaagaagcaggccCCCAGGAATATCGAGCTCTCATTACCAGTACCTCAATCCAACGAACAGTCAAAATCTGCCGAACCCAAGAAGCGTACACCAGCccctgaagaggaggacgaggacgaggatgatgacgatggtggtCTTCTTGTCGAGTATCCTGGCGCCGACCCCAACACAGCGCGTAGGACTGACTTCTCGCCTGCCTTCCCGTCTGTGCGCCGCTTTGATGAATTCATGGATCAGCGCGAGtctgaaggtgatgatgccgatggcgaggaagatgatgatccaGATTTTGAGTTCAAGCTGCCCAGCCCTGTCAACAACCGTAGCCAATATGACAATGGGCCCGACCCTATGGATGTAGACGgggaagaggaaggagaGGAAGGGCTAGAAGTCGATCTCGCCAAAGAACTCGAGGACGCATTCGAAAACCTGGAGAACAGCCAACAAGAAGACCCCGATGGGGATGAAAGCGAGATTAGTGAAGAGGACTAA